GAAGTCGATGAACGATGTGCAGAAACACCTCGGTCATGCCTCAGCCGAGATGACACGTCGCTATCAACGCAGAAGGGATCGCTTCAGGGTCAATTTGACAAAAGCCGCTGGACTGTAGCTGGCATTCTTTATTCCAACCAAGCGCTTGCGGGGATGCCTGCCAAGGATTATAGTCATTCTAGTCACTATGGTTAGGGTTGAATCAATGCAAACATCAAAACATGATGACATGAGCTGGACGGTCGCCGGAGCGAAAGCAAAGCTCTCGGAAGTCATGGAGAGAGCGCAATTGGCACCGCAGACGATTACCCGCAACGGGAAACCGAGCGTGGTCGTCGTTTCTGCGGAAGAATGGGAGAAAAAGACAGCACGCAGGGGATCGCTTGCGGAGTTTCTATTAGCGTCTCCAATGCGGGATGCCGAACTGGATCTTGAGCGACAACATGACGAGCCACGTGACTTGTCACTATGAGACTTCTCCTTGATACAAATGTTCTATCCGAAGTCAGGAAACCGCGCCCCGATGCGCGTGTTCTGAAATGGCTTCACGGGCTGGACGAAGACCACACGTTCATCAGCATAGTAACAGTCGCTGAAATTCGGCGCGGCGTTGCGTTGATGGACAGCGGGCGAAAACGCGACGCCTTAGACGAATGGCTAGCGCATGATCTGCCGCAACGCTTCGACAATAGAATCCTTCCGGTGGAAGGGTCTGTCGCCTTGGCTTGGGGTGATCTCATGGCGCTTGCCAAGCGCAATGGTCGGGGGCTAGCGTCGATGGATGGTCTGATTGCCGCCACAGCCGTTGCTCATCAGTTGACCCTTGCGACACGCAATACCAAAGATTTCGACGGCTTCGGAATAGGACTTATTGACCCATGGCACAGCTGATCAGCCCTTGTTAGCGATGGGAGGGAGGAGCCTGCTTGCTCTCTTACGGTCTACTGAAAACCGTGCAGGCATTCTGCTTTCAAAGCCTTTGATCGGCAGTGGAAACTTATTCAGAACCCACCTGCCCTGTGTTCGCGATCATGACCTGGATCACTTTCGCCAGGCTTATCCATATCTCCTCCTCCGCCGAGGCACGGTAAAGTCTGGATGGCACCCGCTTAGCAAGGTGACTTAGGCGATGTTCGAAATTGGCGGGGAAGGTGCAGTCATGTTTCCGGCCTGTAAGCGCGGTTTTATATGACCGCTGGCCCTGATGTTTTGCGCTCGAACCGAGCCCTATCAACTTACCGCGCTAGATCTCGCTATACGGCACCCCGGGTTCTTCGGTTCGTGCGGTCCATTCCGCTTGTGCATTCACATCACTCCTTCGCCTCGCCGCCAACTTTTGTGCCCCTTGCACTATGCAACATCAAAGTAGCCTGCTGCTGCTTGTTCTTCACCGACACGAACCACATCGGTTGCGCATGCTTCCATGCCGACCAAGCAGGGCGTCAGCCTTGCCAAGAACGCCACCATTTGGGCGCGACGCAGAGTTTTGCGGAGAACAATCTCCCCCTACGCAGCGACAGCGTGCAATTGGAAAACATTCTTTGCGATATCAAGTCCGATTGTCGTGATCACGTCGATGCTAGAGTCTGTCAGCAGGAAATCCACCGGATTGCCGTGGTTATCGATGGCTCGATACAGATAGCGCCATTTGCCGCGGATCTTGACGTAGCTCTCATCGAGCCGGACCGAGCCACAATGGGGGCGCCGAAACTGCCGCAGCCGTTTTTCGATCATCGGCGCATAAGCCAATACCCAGCGGTTGATCGTACTATGATCGACCTCGAAGCCGCGCTCTGCGAACATTTCTTCCAGGTCGCGGTAGCTAAGCGGGTAACGCAAGTACCAGGCAACTGCCTGTACAATCAGCCAAGCCTCGAAATGCCTGCCTTTGAAATCATCTTTCGACTGGCGCTTCAGCTTCTCGGCAATGGTATTCAGAATCATGGCTCGCTCCGCAACTTTCGGAGCGGCAAATTCCATACCTATGGGCAACATGCGGTGAAGCCCGAAAATTTGCGACAAGCCAGGTAAAGTTCTAGTCAGGCTCGACAACTGGCGCCTCGCCAACAATACCAGACGCCCCAACAGGGACTCAACATAGCGGGCCAGGACGCCGACTCAGGGCTTCACCGATGGCTGGGAATCCAGAACCATCACCGCAAAAACCCACGCCGCCTCTACCGCGCTTCAAGGTGCGGCACGGTCAGGTGAATACACTCTCTGTACAAATTTAAACAATACCTGTCTCAAATGGAGCACTTCCGATTGCAATCTCTGGAGGGACCTGACAGCATAGGGACGAAATTTTAATGGTCTCTTTCTTTGGTGAACCTCTTGCTGTTCATACCATTACCTATCGTCGTGTCAATTTTGCTGATTATACTTTTTATTATTACCCTACATCACGATAACGAGGGAAGACCATCTAATATCCCTTTTTTGGCGCTAATTCTGGTCAACGTTCTGCAATCTATACTGGTGAGCCTCAGATGGGGTTACGGAGTACAGAACGTAATGTATTGTGTGCCAGTTGTTGCCGCGACCGTTCCGCCGCTCGTATATGCTGGCGTATGCCAACTCATAGGCCGAAGCTGGTTTGCACTGTCATTACGGGTCGGCGCGCATGCTATCCCGATGCTCCTGATCCTAATACTCACCATGATATGGCGCGATGCAATTGATATCATGCTTGTTATAATTTTCGTTAGCTACGCGATAGCCATACTGCTCTTAGTCCGACCCGGAACGGATGCCCTTCGCTTTGCTGCCTTGGATGAGGCAGGATCTGCCTACTGCGCGATCCTGTTTGCTGCAGCGGCCCTTTTTCTCTCGGCCCTAGGCGACGCATTTATATTTCTAGATATGGAATGGGCCCATGGCCAGAACGCCCCCGTAGTAATCATGATCGGACAGCTGGCCGCGCTCATTATTCTGTCCATCGCAGTGACAGCGATGGGTCGCAGTCGCCCGTTTGTCGCAGCAAACGAAGTCGTGAATTTACTGCAAATGCCGAACATCACAGATTCCGTGGATAGCGCCCGGAACGCACAAACGATGATGGCTATCGAAACTCTGATGCAACAAAAAGCTATCTATCGCGATTGCGACTTGACACTCGATCGGCTGGCGCGCCGGCTGTCGATCCCGGCCCGTCAGATTTCAATCGCGATCAATGAGGCCACCGGCAAAAATGTCTCGCAATATGTCAATGCCTTCCGAATTTCA
This window of the Agrobacterium vitis genome carries:
- a CDS encoding type II toxin-antitoxin system Phd/YefM family antitoxin, whose protein sequence is MQTSKHDDMSWTVAGAKAKLSEVMERAQLAPQTITRNGKPSVVVVSAEEWEKKTARRGSLAEFLLASPMRDAELDLERQHDEPRDLSL
- a CDS encoding type II toxin-antitoxin system VapC family toxin, whose product is MRLLLDTNVLSEVRKPRPDARVLKWLHGLDEDHTFISIVTVAEIRRGVALMDSGRKRDALDEWLAHDLPQRFDNRILPVEGSVALAWGDLMALAKRNGRGLASMDGLIAATAVAHQLTLATRNTKDFDGFGIGLIDPWHS
- a CDS encoding helix-turn-helix domain-containing protein; the encoded protein is MLFIPLPIVVSILLIILFIITLHHDNEGRPSNIPFLALILVNVLQSILVSLRWGYGVQNVMYCVPVVAATVPPLVYAGVCQLIGRSWFALSLRVGAHAIPMLLILILTMIWRDAIDIMLVIIFVSYAIAILLLVRPGTDALRFAALDEAGSAYCAILFAAAALFLSALGDAFIFLDMEWAHGQNAPVVIMIGQLAALIILSIAVTAMGRSRPFVAANEVVNLLQMPNITDSVDSARNAQTMMAIETLMQQKAIYRDCDLTLDRLARRLSIPARQISIAINEATGKNVSQYVNAFRISEACDLLSETKKPVTEIMFEVGFQTKSNFNREFRRSTEMTPLEWRRNRTNASALREKVLFQD